The following is a genomic window from Nitrospirota bacterium.
CCGCCATCTGCGCCGAGATCCGCGCCGGCCAGTTGAGCCAAGCGTCGCGCTCGGTGCGCGCGAGCTTGAACACGTGGGCGATGGCCTGGTTGCGATCGACCAGCTCGCCCTTGAGGCGGGCGAGGCGCACCTTGTTGGTCTGCGCCTTGACCACCTCGTTGACCGTGCGCGCCTGTAAGAGCGAGGTGCCGCCCGCGGGTAGCCCGGCGGCGAGGTTCGGGGCCGGATCGTCCGACACCCGCACCTTCGCGGCTTTGGCGCTCGTTCCTTCCTTGGGCGGCTCGGAGTTCCTTGCCCAGTCGCGGTCGGCCTTGTCCGGATCGATCGTGCCGTCCGCCTCGGGCGTGATGCGCCCGGCGCGAATGGCCTTGTGTACGGCGGTGTCCGACACCCCACGGTGGCGGGCGTAGGCGCGAATCGACAGTCCCATGGTCTCCATCAAGCATTGGCGCCGTCCCGCTCGGATTCCGCTTGGCTTCGCTCGGGAACAGCGCGTTCATGTCATCACCATCAACGACACCCCGAGGAGAAGCACATGACCGAGCAAGCCGAAAAGGACATCGACCGGCAACTGCAGCAGATCGCGCTGGATCACCTGTTCATCGACACCCTGGAAACCCGCAACAGCGACCGGCTGGACTTCCACGAGGTCAGCGTCTGGGCCGTCAAGAGCGCCTTGATGGCCGCCTACCAGGCGGGCCGGCAGGCCGCGGGACAGGGCTGAGAAAGCAGCGAAAAGCGCTTGGCTTCAGTCGCGAACAGCGCGTTCATGACAACACCATCAACCACCACGAAGGAGCATCGAATGAGCACCATCCAACTCACCCCCGCCCAGCACGCCATCCTGGCCTACGCCGTCGAGCACACCGGTGGCAAGATCGAGTGGTTCCCCGACAACGTGAAAGGCGGCGCCCGCAAGAAGGTGCTGGACGGCCTCTGCAATCGGGCCCTGATCACCACCATTGGTCCCGACTGGTTTGTCGCCGCCGACGGTTACGAGGCCCTGGGGCGCCCGCGTCCCGCGCCGGCGCCGGTGGAGGCAAACACGGATCTCGAGGCGGAGGTCGCAGCCGCCGAAGCCACCTGGGCACCGCAGCGCGCCGAGACCAAGCCCCGCACCCGCGAGAACAGCAAGCAGGCCCAAGTCATCGCGATGCTCCGGCGCCCGGAGGGCGCGACGGTGCGCCAGATCTGCGAAC
Proteins encoded in this region:
- a CDS encoding elements of external origin yields the protein MGLSIRAYARHRGVSDTAVHKAIRAGRITPEADGTIDPDKADRDWARNSEPPKEGTSAKAAKVRVSDDPAPNLAAGLPAGGTSLLQARTVNEVVKAQTNKVRLARLKGELVDRNQAIAHVFKLARTERDAWLNWPARISAQMAARLGVDAHTLHVALEAAVREHLAELGELKVRVD
- a CDS encoding DUF3489 domain-containing protein, translated to MSTIQLTPAQHAILAYAVEHTGGKIEWFPDNVKGGARKKVLDGLCNRALITTIGPDWFVAADGYEALGRPRPAPAPVEANTDLEAEVAAAEATWAPQRAETKPRTRENSKQAQVIAMLRRPEGATVRQICELTGWQAHTVRGTFANAFKKKLGLTITSDKPEGGERIYRIA